One stretch of Desulfovibrio sp. JC022 DNA includes these proteins:
- a CDS encoding ABC transporter substrate-binding protein, with the protein MKISFKNVLKIIFLLCAVSTFYTHPAHAKKDTIVITYNDFWPLFWTEENGTRSGIFYEIVSEAMNQLNIKIKWESYPWTRCQSYVKSGMADGIMTVPTDERSTYTETHPTPFYHSYTQIFTYKGHPKKQIMDSIKNPEDIKNAGLTVITYLGNGWNENNIKPLGITTHEAYKADNIWPMLAHKRGDIVIEWPLAALSEIKKQNLSKEILLTNGTMTSMPFHLLISKKSKYLSTLPEFDEIIQKMIADGTIEHIIQKYTQQNMREH; encoded by the coding sequence ATGAAAATTAGCTTCAAAAACGTATTAAAAATTATTTTTTTACTCTGTGCTGTTTCTACTTTTTACACGCATCCAGCACACGCAAAAAAAGATACCATAGTCATTACATATAATGATTTCTGGCCACTTTTCTGGACGGAAGAGAACGGAACCAGATCCGGAATTTTCTATGAAATTGTGTCTGAAGCCATGAACCAGCTAAACATTAAGATCAAATGGGAATCTTATCCATGGACCAGATGTCAAAGCTATGTAAAATCAGGCATGGCTGATGGAATTATGACTGTTCCTACCGATGAAAGAAGCACGTATACAGAGACCCACCCAACTCCGTTTTATCATTCGTACACCCAAATATTCACTTATAAGGGACACCCTAAAAAGCAGATTATGGATAGCATTAAAAACCCGGAAGATATTAAAAATGCTGGTCTGACAGTAATTACATACCTTGGAAACGGGTGGAACGAAAACAATATTAAGCCACTAGGCATAACAACGCATGAAGCCTATAAAGCTGATAATATATGGCCCATGCTGGCTCATAAACGAGGGGATATTGTAATTGAATGGCCTCTGGCGGCATTGTCCGAAATCAAAAAACAAAATCTATCAAAAGAGATTTTACTTACAAATGGGACAATGACATCAATGCCGTTTCACCTGCTGATCAGCAAAAAGAGCAAGTATTTAAGCACACTGCCCGAATTCGATGAAATTATTCAAAAAATGATTGCAGACGGAACAATAGAACACATTATCCAAAAATACACTCAGCAAAATATGCGAGAGCATTAG
- a CDS encoding SLC13 family permease produces MTLPPLPNLHALAVLALTAVALLLFSKKKIPLETSSLLILLILTVGFEIFPYKSDGKTFHAVNFFYGFGNEALIAVCALMIAGQGILRTGSLDPMGRLLARAWKKSPTISFLLTLLLGAFISAFINNVPVVVLLLPVLISVSLKTGSPASSVLMPMGFSTLLGGTATTIGTSTNLLVVSVAADMGLKRIEMFDFVLPAIIAGSIGILYLWLIAPRIIPRIEITLTDRSPRMFTAHLEVTEGSPLEGSPLSKAFKLTDNAMKVSTIERGEGKPIYLHPGAILQAGDHLVINDTPEQLKEFEKILHGTLYPVGSVVPYDAEHPFRAADQQIAEIVIYQGSPLNGTTLKKYHFAERTGMTPLAIHRSGKKLKRYLDKISDIKLELGDILLIQGPRQKISELKKNTKVLVLDSTMDLPYSRKTHLAMSIMLGIVLTAAFGILPIAISAPCGALLMILTGCITWRDATRALNVQVILIVVTSLALGKAMLITGGADFLGKLFVALSGDAPAAIIISGLMLLMAVFTNVISNNATAVIGTPIALSIARQLDLDPEPFVLAVLFGANMSFATPMAYKTNLLVMNAGEYSFSDFLKVGTPLVIIMWITLSIVLPIIYL; encoded by the coding sequence ATGACCCTACCTCCACTACCGAACCTACACGCACTGGCAGTATTGGCCTTGACGGCTGTTGCATTGCTCTTGTTCAGCAAAAAGAAAATTCCGCTTGAAACCTCAAGTCTGCTCATACTCCTGATCCTGACGGTTGGATTCGAAATTTTCCCTTATAAATCGGATGGCAAAACCTTCCACGCCGTAAATTTCTTTTACGGATTCGGCAACGAAGCCCTGATTGCGGTATGTGCGCTCATGATTGCCGGACAAGGAATTTTACGCACAGGCTCGTTAGACCCTATGGGCCGCCTGCTGGCCCGGGCTTGGAAGAAAAGTCCTACCATTTCATTTTTACTGACCCTGCTGCTGGGGGCATTCATCAGTGCCTTCATCAATAATGTTCCTGTGGTGGTTTTGCTACTGCCTGTCCTCATAAGCGTATCCCTGAAAACAGGATCTCCGGCTTCATCTGTACTCATGCCCATGGGCTTTTCCACTTTACTTGGCGGAACAGCTACAACCATCGGGACCTCGACCAACCTGCTGGTTGTCTCGGTCGCAGCGGATATGGGGCTGAAACGCATAGAAATGTTTGATTTCGTCTTGCCGGCAATAATCGCCGGGAGCATCGGAATTTTGTACCTTTGGCTGATCGCCCCGCGCATCATTCCAAGAATTGAGATCACTCTGACTGACCGTTCCCCACGCATGTTTACCGCCCACCTGGAAGTTACCGAGGGCAGTCCTCTGGAAGGAAGCCCCCTTTCAAAGGCATTTAAACTGACCGACAACGCCATGAAGGTTTCCACCATTGAACGCGGCGAGGGAAAACCGATATATCTGCATCCGGGGGCCATTCTGCAAGCCGGTGACCATCTGGTCATAAACGACACCCCGGAACAATTGAAAGAATTTGAAAAAATCCTGCACGGAACTTTGTACCCTGTTGGCTCAGTAGTCCCCTATGATGCCGAGCACCCTTTTAGGGCTGCTGACCAGCAAATCGCTGAAATTGTCATCTATCAAGGGTCACCGCTAAACGGGACGACATTAAAAAAGTATCATTTTGCAGAACGGACCGGCATGACACCTCTGGCAATTCACCGTTCCGGCAAAAAACTTAAACGGTACTTAGACAAGATCAGTGACATAAAACTGGAACTCGGTGATATTCTGCTGATTCAGGGACCAAGGCAAAAAATATCTGAACTCAAAAAGAATACCAAGGTATTGGTCTTGGATTCCACAATGGATCTTCCATATTCTCGAAAGACCCACCTTGCGATGAGCATCATGCTGGGAATAGTACTGACTGCTGCTTTCGGAATACTCCCCATAGCCATCAGTGCACCATGCGGGGCACTATTAATGATTCTGACCGGATGTATCACTTGGAGAGACGCCACAAGAGCCCTGAACGTGCAGGTAATTCTGATTGTTGTGACCAGTCTTGCTCTTGGCAAAGCCATGCTTATAACAGGCGGTGCGGACTTTCTGGGCAAACTCTTTGTTGCATTAAGCGGAGATGCTCCGGCAGCCATAATCATCAGCGGCCTAATGCTGCTGATGGCCGTTTTCACCAACGTCATCTCCAATAATGCGACGGCCGTAATCGGCACCCCCATAGCCCTGTCCATTGCCCGCCAATTAGACCTTGATCCGGAACCGTTCGTATTGGCGGTCCTGTTCGGAGCTAACATGAGTTTTGCCACTCCCATGGCTTACAAGACCAATCTACTGGTAATGAACGCAGGTGAATATTCATTTTCGGATTTCTTAAAAGTTGGAACCCCGCTGGTAATAATCATGTGGATAACATTATCAATTGTTCTGCCGATTATTTATCTTTAA
- a CDS encoding flavin reductase family protein, with translation MKQSIKPNTLAMPTPVWCVGSYDKNGKPNVMTIAWGGICCSAPPMLTVSLRKATYTYGSIMERGAYTVSIPSAKHAAEADYFGIASGKNSDKFAVSGLTPVRSDVVDAPYVEEFPLIFECKVVETVELGLHTQFVGEIVGIKADEDILNEKGMPMMGAVNPIVFAHATREYRGIGGVVGSGFKIGKKFME, from the coding sequence ATGAAACAATCAATCAAACCTAACACTCTTGCCATGCCGACCCCGGTCTGGTGCGTTGGAAGCTACGATAAAAACGGCAAGCCCAATGTTATGACCATTGCCTGGGGTGGTATCTGTTGTTCTGCCCCTCCCATGCTGACTGTTTCATTGCGTAAGGCCACTTACACCTATGGCTCCATCATGGAACGCGGCGCGTATACTGTTTCTATTCCTTCCGCCAAGCATGCTGCGGAAGCAGATTATTTCGGGATTGCCAGTGGAAAAAATAGCGACAAGTTTGCTGTTTCCGGACTGACTCCGGTCCGTTCCGATGTTGTGGATGCTCCGTATGTGGAAGAATTTCCGCTCATTTTTGAGTGCAAGGTTGTTGAGACTGTTGAACTGGGATTACATACCCAGTTTGTGGGTGAAATTGTCGGCATCAAGGCTGATGAGGATATTCTTAATGAGAAAGGTATGCCCATGATGGGCGCGGTTAATCCCATTGTTTTTGCGCACGCTACCCGTGAGTACAGGGGGATTGGTGGTGTGGTCGGCAGTGGATTTAAAATTGGCAAAAAGTTTATGGAATAA
- a CDS encoding nitroreductase family protein, which yields MLDFSVNEELCVLCGLCAQDCFHGIIELDEYPKIVDEQRCFECLHCLAVCPAGAISILGHSPEGSSPLKGNLPGEDMMATLIKGRRSIRSYKPEPLEPERIQKLLDTAWHAPTGVNSRSVHITLMDDPDSVKKFRDEIYDRLEDALKDEISEIPYVVNLFKMVCQQMKENSVDILLRDAPHFIIVSAPQSAPSRTADMTIFLSYFELMAQSMKIGTLWNGLLRRVVESVLPDLKEKLGIPEDHEIGYAMLFGKPAVKYQRTVERGEARVRRVEWG from the coding sequence ATGTTGGATTTTTCAGTAAATGAAGAGCTCTGCGTTCTTTGCGGGCTGTGTGCCCAGGATTGTTTCCATGGAATCATCGAACTTGATGAGTACCCGAAAATTGTGGATGAGCAACGCTGTTTTGAGTGTCTGCACTGTCTTGCGGTTTGTCCCGCAGGTGCCATCTCCATTCTCGGACATTCCCCGGAAGGATCTAGCCCGCTAAAAGGCAATCTTCCGGGTGAAGACATGATGGCAACTCTCATCAAGGGGCGTCGTTCAATCCGTTCGTACAAGCCGGAACCTCTTGAGCCGGAAAGGATTCAGAAATTGCTCGATACTGCATGGCATGCCCCCACAGGAGTAAATTCTCGCAGTGTACATATTACCCTCATGGATGACCCGGATTCAGTAAAGAAATTCAGAGATGAAATCTATGATCGGCTTGAAGATGCCCTTAAAGATGAAATTTCTGAAATTCCATATGTGGTGAATCTATTCAAGATGGTCTGCCAGCAGATGAAGGAAAACAGTGTGGATATCCTTTTACGTGATGCACCGCATTTTATAATTGTTTCGGCTCCGCAGAGTGCCCCCAGCCGGACTGCGGATATGACAATTTTTCTTTCCTACTTCGAGCTTATGGCCCAGTCCATGAAGATCGGCACTCTCTGGAACGGGCTGCTACGGCGCGTAGTCGAATCCGTCCTCCCGGACCTGAAAGAAAAGCTCGGCATCCCCGAAGATCACGAAATCGGTTACGCCATGCTTTTCGGCAAGCCCGCTGTAAAATATCAGCGTACGGTTGAGCGTGGCGAGGCGCGGGTGAGACGGGTTGAGTGGGGGTAG
- a CDS encoding Fic family protein, producing the protein MITQYKHISALTDEDKSNGSESLNSILTSWTDIKSNISQDLDTLKDFNEKLARSWSIETGVIEGIYTLDQGTTVTLIEHGFASGLVAHDASNLDEKELYEILNDQKEALDWVFDFVKEERKLTTSYIKELHALLTNSQHSLTVVTPDGKSEKRAFEQKGTWKTQPNNPQQPDGTVFHYCPPEQVAQEMDNLVEWYEEYSNSDIPPEVLAAWLHHRFVLIHPFQDGNGRVARALASLVFIKAGLFPLIVERGEQRKQYIDALKKADAGELKPLSDFFAELQSSIVYRAIDLARAASTSPNIATEIFAHKLKEKEFIAGRANVLNTIASKIKQYTDSLLKPYAKELSDQLKKIHTDYNAQINIPYAEDEFIVQIKQAFAHRPDLKTECEEMIMSGLLIDEHNKNWILFVAFPLATETKKFATIAFLIEDLSDKNYPYYSDIQLITFSPFIYLADHNFEEIKTKYKEWFDTAITLCLASLEKRVSG; encoded by the coding sequence ATGATTACACAATATAAACACATCTCAGCACTTACAGACGAAGATAAATCAAATGGTTCAGAAAGCCTGAATTCCATTCTCACTTCATGGACAGATATCAAAAGTAATATTTCCCAAGACCTCGACACCCTGAAAGATTTTAACGAAAAGCTCGCTCGCAGTTGGAGCATTGAAACTGGCGTGATCGAAGGGATATACACCCTTGACCAAGGCACCACAGTTACCCTTATCGAACACGGCTTTGCCAGCGGTCTGGTTGCTCACGATGCCAGTAACCTAGACGAAAAAGAACTTTACGAAATACTTAATGACCAAAAAGAAGCGTTGGATTGGGTTTTTGATTTTGTAAAAGAAGAAAGAAAATTAACGACTTCATACATCAAAGAACTTCACGCCCTTTTGACTAACAGTCAGCACAGCTTGACCGTGGTCACTCCTGACGGGAAAAGCGAAAAAAGAGCTTTCGAACAAAAAGGAACTTGGAAAACCCAGCCCAACAACCCGCAACAACCTGATGGTACTGTTTTTCACTATTGCCCCCCTGAACAAGTAGCGCAGGAAATGGACAACCTCGTTGAGTGGTACGAAGAATACAGCAATTCCGACATCCCTCCGGAAGTATTAGCCGCATGGCTGCATCACCGCTTTGTGCTTATTCACCCTTTTCAGGATGGAAATGGTCGTGTTGCCCGTGCGTTGGCATCACTGGTATTTATTAAAGCAGGTTTATTCCCTCTGATTGTTGAGCGGGGAGAACAACGCAAGCAGTATATCGATGCTTTGAAAAAAGCAGATGCCGGAGAACTGAAGCCATTAAGTGATTTTTTTGCTGAATTGCAAAGTAGTATTGTTTACAGGGCTATTGATTTGGCTAGGGCGGCAAGTACATCACCCAATATCGCTACTGAGATTTTTGCTCATAAATTGAAAGAAAAAGAATTTATAGCGGGAAGGGCCAATGTATTAAACACAATTGCTTCTAAAATAAAACAATACACAGACTCACTGTTAAAGCCATATGCGAAAGAACTTTCTGATCAATTAAAAAAAATACATACAGACTATAATGCACAAATAAATATACCATATGCTGAAGACGAGTTTATCGTTCAAATCAAACAAGCCTTCGCACACAGGCCGGATTTAAAAACAGAGTGCGAAGAAATGATAATGAGCGGATTACTTATTGATGAGCATAATAAGAATTGGATACTCTTTGTTGCATTTCCTCTAGCTACTGAAACAAAAAAATTTGCAACAATTGCTTTTTTAATTGAAGACTTATCTGATAAAAACTATCCGTATTATTCAGACATTCAACTTATAACTTTTAGCCCATTTATTTACTTAGCCGATCACAACTTCGAAGAGATTAAAACCAAATACAAAGAATGGTTCGACACAGCCATAACCCTCTGCTTAGCCAGCCTAGAAAAAAGAGTCTCAGGCTAA
- a CDS encoding flavin reductase family protein: protein MGISHTLLGGHVDGRPDYLPLAAEPRINGKLSLAAIEIEKGSELHARIMEEGSFSLNLFSGKILNCLGLGNSLSENNKCCDSRCVSFHGKLGNVPMLEAAPLSLECRIYEVVDLGKSSFVMAEIAGSWSKGRCFRNDYQLDFETQSIPLSDMKGQGHSVSVV from the coding sequence ATGGGAATTTCTCATACTTTGCTGGGCGGTCATGTGGATGGTCGTCCTGATTACCTCCCCTTGGCAGCAGAGCCGCGTATTAACGGCAAGCTTTCCCTTGCTGCAATCGAAATTGAAAAAGGCAGTGAGCTGCATGCCCGGATTATGGAAGAAGGAAGCTTTAGCCTGAATTTGTTTTCCGGTAAGATTTTGAATTGTCTCGGACTTGGTAACTCATTGTCTGAAAATAATAAGTGTTGTGACAGCCGATGTGTTAGCTTTCATGGGAAGCTTGGAAATGTTCCCATGCTTGAAGCCGCGCCGTTGTCTCTTGAGTGCAGGATTTATGAGGTTGTTGATCTTGGCAAGTCATCTTTTGTCATGGCAGAGATCGCAGGAAGTTGGAGTAAGGGGAGATGTTTTAGAAATGATTATCAGTTGGATTTTGAAACACAATCGATTCCATTGTCTGATATGAAAGGGCAGGGTCATTCAGTTTCTGTGGTTTGA
- a CDS encoding response regulator transcription factor, with product MSDVIKVLLVDDHDIVRIGVRSFLGGFDDIEVVGEAANGQEAVELTAELAPDIVLMDMLMPVMDGIQAIREIRDRKLPGRIIALTSFATDDKLFPAIKAGAMGYLLKDSTPDELLEAIRRVHRGEPSLAPDIARKVLSELSQPGEEADTPTPDPLTPRELDTLKLVAKGKSNKIIAADMFVSEATVRTHMTSILSKLHLANRVEATLYALREGIASL from the coding sequence ATGAGTGATGTGATTAAAGTTCTGCTGGTTGATGACCACGATATAGTACGTATCGGCGTGCGCAGTTTTCTGGGTGGTTTTGATGATATTGAAGTTGTCGGCGAGGCTGCCAACGGTCAGGAGGCTGTTGAGCTTACAGCTGAACTTGCCCCTGATATTGTTCTCATGGATATGCTTATGCCGGTCATGGATGGTATTCAGGCCATCCGCGAGATCAGGGATCGTAAACTTCCGGGCCGGATTATCGCCCTGACCAGCTTTGCCACTGATGATAAGCTTTTCCCGGCAATCAAGGCCGGGGCTATGGGCTATCTGCTTAAGGATTCCACCCCGGATGAATTGCTTGAAGCCATCCGCCGGGTGCATCGCGGTGAACCTTCTCTAGCTCCGGACATTGCCCGTAAGGTGCTTTCCGAACTTTCCCAGCCCGGTGAAGAGGCTGATACACCGACACCTGATCCGCTTACCCCGCGTGAGCTCGATACCCTCAAGCTGGTAGCCAAGGGTAAGAGTAACAAGATTATTGCTGCGGATATGTTTGTCAGTGAAGCTACTGTACGTACCCACATGACCAGCATTCTTTCCAAGCTGCATCTGGCTAACCGCGTGGAGGCTACGCTATATGCTTTGCGTGAGGGTATTGCTTCTCTTTAG
- a CDS encoding DUF5675 family protein, whose amino-acid sequence MRKVELIRVESGDEATLGGLLVDGKSICWTLEEPWRGNRQDVSCIPEGRYPLKLEFSPSKGRKLWTIKGVPNRSYVRIHTGNTVDDTEGCPLTGSKPGYLKGKRAVLGSRAAFAEFMSAMSGSSEAEINVVST is encoded by the coding sequence ATGAGAAAAGTAGAATTAATACGTGTTGAATCAGGGGATGAAGCAACTCTGGGAGGGCTGCTTGTAGATGGTAAATCCATTTGCTGGACCCTTGAGGAGCCTTGGCGCGGGAACAGGCAGGATGTTTCATGTATTCCCGAAGGGCGGTATCCATTAAAGCTTGAATTTTCCCCTTCCAAGGGGCGGAAGTTGTGGACGATTAAAGGCGTCCCGAATCGATCTTATGTGCGTATCCATACAGGAAACACGGTGGATGACACTGAAGGATGTCCGCTTACAGGATCAAAGCCCGGATATTTGAAGGGGAAACGGGCTGTGCTGGGTAGCAGGGCAGCTTTTGCTGAATTTATGTCCGCAATGTCCGGGAGCAGTGAAGCGGAGATTAATGTTGTTTCTACTTAA
- a CDS encoding substrate-binding domain-containing protein: protein MKPLNSMFRIKFIAIFILLFTTLLVANPAKAIDSTASNKLNIAVIPERGDLDFWHLLKKGAIKAATDDGNIKVLWISPAGYGSFKEQKKKLEWCIQNNVDAVVISPVHGLRMKNSLKRTIRKGIPVIQMVSRISNKIKTGYVHSDNFKGGALAAEYLHKKLNGSGAVVLGMFTKGNSPVNRRIEGFKHQLKESGSKLKVAKAIYVGKQLDKDSSKIRVAMYGNDNPSRKKKINAVIGFNESSSEILLKTLDQLNKRKGMAFVAFNPDPQMISEINQGTISAGIAQDPYEIGRIAVTQAAMAARGQKIPTETTTKVYLVTKDNLLQPKIQEVLGLTERTP from the coding sequence ATGAAACCACTCAACTCCATGTTTCGAATTAAGTTCATCGCTATATTCATCTTGCTTTTTACTACCCTGCTCGTTGCGAACCCGGCAAAAGCAATTGATTCCACCGCGTCCAATAAACTTAACATCGCGGTAATCCCTGAGCGCGGAGATCTGGACTTCTGGCATTTACTGAAAAAAGGAGCGATCAAAGCCGCCACGGACGATGGCAACATCAAAGTGCTCTGGATTAGTCCGGCCGGTTACGGAAGCTTCAAAGAGCAGAAAAAGAAACTTGAATGGTGTATTCAAAACAACGTGGATGCTGTTGTAATTTCCCCGGTGCATGGTTTAAGAATGAAGAATTCATTGAAAAGGACTATACGTAAAGGGATACCGGTAATTCAGATGGTCTCACGGATATCCAACAAAATAAAAACTGGTTACGTACATTCCGATAATTTCAAAGGCGGGGCACTGGCCGCAGAATACCTGCATAAAAAATTAAACGGTTCCGGGGCTGTGGTGCTGGGCATGTTCACCAAAGGTAATTCCCCGGTGAATAGACGAATTGAGGGCTTTAAACATCAATTAAAAGAGTCCGGTTCCAAGCTGAAAGTAGCCAAGGCCATTTATGTAGGCAAACAACTGGACAAAGACTCCTCCAAGATTCGTGTAGCCATGTATGGTAACGACAATCCAAGCAGGAAAAAGAAAATCAATGCCGTAATCGGCTTTAATGAAAGCAGCAGTGAAATCCTTCTTAAGACTCTTGATCAATTGAATAAACGTAAAGGAATGGCTTTTGTGGCCTTCAATCCGGACCCGCAAATGATCAGCGAGATTAACCAAGGTACAATTTCCGCCGGAATAGCGCAGGACCCGTATGAAATAGGACGAATCGCTGTTACCCAAGCTGCAATGGCTGCAAGAGGACAAAAAATACCAACAGAAACCACAACTAAAGTATATTTAGTAACAAAGGACAATCTATTACAACCAAAAATACAGGAAGTCTTAGGTCTGACGGAACGCACCCCGTAG
- a CDS encoding putative quinol monooxygenase: MLWRDNFILTARIKSKPESENELKKVLERGVCECSGQEGLLIYHLHQDKDDPAMFMLYGHFTSEASYRMHMDSEPMRKVHDAVAGLAEECPQLKFWTMLEKIGE, from the coding sequence ATGCTTTGGAGGGATAATTTTATTCTGACTGCCCGTATCAAGTCTAAACCCGAATCTGAGAATGAGTTAAAGAAAGTGCTTGAGAGGGGGGTGTGCGAATGTTCCGGGCAGGAAGGTCTACTCATCTATCATCTGCATCAGGATAAAGATGATCCTGCCATGTTTATGCTTTATGGACATTTTACTTCAGAGGCATCATACAGGATGCATATGGATAGTGAACCTATGCGCAAGGTTCATGATGCTGTTGCAGGATTAGCTGAAGAGTGTCCGCAATTAAAATTTTGGACTATGCTTGAAAAAATAGGAGAATGA
- a CDS encoding ABC transporter substrate-binding protein, which yields MKYITIWFVFVFSIITPYFAKDCAAETYRVMRYIESFPPYYFPKSSFQSGIVKDIFAALSKETGDTFEFVSLPYKRALYQFVTGKIDIEPMANPAWRSHSSVPGIYSIPFGVSEQIVLYNAKYAQPAYLPEDFAGETVGTVAGYTYPVFGVYFADGRIKEHQLKSENKLIQMLIADRLHQAIMNKDFALYRIKTEQLKDQLVVSKPCNSVPMMIRVHPSRKDALPKFNKAIKKLLEDGTISKIYGQYR from the coding sequence ATGAAATATATAACGATTTGGTTTGTCTTTGTGTTTTCGATTATAACACCGTATTTCGCTAAAGATTGTGCTGCTGAGACTTACCGTGTTATGCGCTATATTGAATCCTTTCCTCCTTACTATTTTCCAAAGAGTAGTTTTCAGAGTGGAATAGTTAAAGATATTTTTGCTGCGCTTTCTAAAGAGACCGGGGATACATTTGAATTTGTCAGCCTTCCATATAAGCGTGCTTTATACCAATTCGTAACGGGCAAAATTGACATTGAACCCATGGCCAATCCCGCATGGAGGAGTCATTCTTCTGTGCCGGGGATTTATAGTATCCCGTTCGGTGTATCTGAACAGATTGTTTTATATAATGCCAAGTATGCGCAGCCAGCTTACTTGCCTGAAGATTTTGCAGGGGAAACCGTGGGGACTGTAGCGGGCTACACATATCCTGTCTTTGGTGTCTATTTTGCGGATGGACGTATTAAAGAACATCAACTTAAAAGTGAAAATAAGCTCATTCAGATGCTGATCGCCGACCGTTTGCATCAGGCAATCATGAATAAAGATTTCGCTTTGTACAGAATCAAGACCGAGCAGCTCAAAGATCAGTTGGTCGTAAGTAAGCCGTGTAATTCAGTACCGATGATGATTCGTGTTCATCCCAGCAGGAAAGACGCACTTCCCAAGTTCAATAAAGCTATCAAGAAACTTTTGGAAGATGGTACTATTTCAAAGATTTATGGTCAGTATCGGTAG